A region from the Paludicola sp. MB14-C6 genome encodes:
- a CDS encoding ABC transporter ATP-binding protein yields the protein MDNTILKAKSLIVSYKDNMILDDVSFEVEKGKIYSIIGPNGCGKTTLMKTISRNLKPKSGKVLLDEKNIFKTNTKLVSQKMAVLSQSNSSISDVTVRTLVQYGRYSHKKWWQGNNESDTKIIDWALNKTGMEKFEDRKVNTLSGGERQRAWIAMSIAQKPEILLLDEPTTYLDISHQLEIMELIKRLNKEESITIVMVLHDINHAARYSDNLIVINNHKIFQIGDPWTVLENNVLDKVFRVEAEISKDKENGKPIFYAKRVVK from the coding sequence ATGGATAATACAATATTAAAGGCTAAAAGCTTAATTGTAAGCTATAAAGATAACATGATTTTAGATGATGTAAGCTTTGAAGTTGAGAAAGGAAAGATTTATTCTATTATTGGGCCTAATGGTTGCGGAAAGACAACTCTTATGAAAACAATAAGCAGAAATTTAAAGCCTAAAAGTGGAAAAGTATTGTTAGACGAGAAGAATATATTTAAAACCAACACTAAGCTTGTTTCGCAAAAGATGGCAGTTCTATCGCAAAGTAATTCATCTATTAGTGATGTTACAGTTAGAACGCTTGTACAATATGGGCGTTATTCACATAAAAAATGGTGGCAAGGCAACAATGAAAGCGATACAAAAATCATTGATTGGGCATTAAATAAAACAGGAATGGAAAAGTTTGAAGACAGAAAGGTGAATACTCTTTCTGGAGGAGAACGTCAACGTGCATGGATTGCTATGTCAATCGCACAAAAGCCTGAAATATTATTGCTTGACGAACCTACTACATATCTTGACATTTCTCATCAGCTTGAGATTATGGAACTTATTAAAAGGCTGAATAAAGAAGAAAGTATCACTATTGTTATGGTGCTTCATGATATTAATCATGCCGCAAGATATTCTGATAATTTAATAGTTATAAACAATCATAAAATATTTCAAATTGGCGACCCATGGACAGTTTTGGAAAATAACGTTTTAGATAAAGTTTTTAGGGTAGAGGCAGAAATAAGTAAAGATAAAGAAAATGGAAAACCTATATTTTACGCTAAAAGGGTGGTGAAGTAA
- a CDS encoding ABC transporter substrate-binding protein, which yields MKKLISIVIIIATIFCFSGCINSSESDNSVSEATQKETSSVESKEEKKADDRRSAIEVKGDKYPLTINDYFDKKTVLNTAPKRVAVLAGSQLNIWYDLGGKSICTSDISKNLKILSGCEEEFKSLPSVGAVYKVNMESIIALKPDLIITQVGSQNPVSEELSKMGYPVLSVNLRSYEDVLDTYRAFGKILQNEKIANEKINAIKKQRADLLSKKPEKDKSVVVLYLTSKSLSVKLDNSIAGDVCKGLGLKNISSDLPPDTIGSESTPLDIEYIVQQNPDYVLVTSMISNNEAAVKTMNKQFEENPAWKGVKAVQEGRVAYLPQEYFLYNAGPYYCEAIEYVARSVYPDIYGKVDKWYGK from the coding sequence ATGAAGAAACTAATTTCAATTGTAATAATAATTGCAACTATATTCTGTTTTTCAGGATGCATCAATTCAAGTGAAAGTGACAATAGCGTAAGTGAAGCTACTCAAAAAGAGACAAGTAGTGTTGAAAGTAAAGAAGAGAAAAAAGCCGATGATAGGAGATCAGCAATAGAAGTAAAAGGTGATAAATATCCTTTAACAATTAATGATTATTTTGATAAAAAAACTGTTTTAAATACAGCTCCTAAGAGGGTAGCAGTATTAGCTGGTTCTCAGTTAAATATTTGGTATGACCTTGGAGGCAAATCAATTTGTACATCAGATATTTCAAAAAATTTAAAAATTCTTTCTGGTTGTGAAGAAGAATTTAAAAGTCTTCCAAGTGTAGGGGCAGTATATAAAGTTAATATGGAATCTATTATTGCTTTAAAACCTGATTTAATTATAACACAGGTTGGAAGTCAAAATCCTGTTTCAGAAGAATTATCGAAAATGGGCTATCCTGTACTAAGTGTAAATTTAAGAAGCTATGAAGATGTACTTGATACATATCGTGCTTTTGGCAAAATATTGCAAAACGAAAAGATTGCAAATGAAAAAATTAATGCAATTAAAAAACAAAGAGCAGATTTGCTTTCTAAAAAGCCTGAAAAAGATAAATCAGTAGTTGTTTTATATTTAACATCAAAATCACTTTCAGTAAAACTTGATAATAGTATTGCAGGTGATGTATGCAAAGGATTAGGACTTAAAAATATATCATCTGATTTACCTCCAGATACAATAGGTTCTGAAAGTACTCCATTAGATATTGAATATATAGTTCAGCAAAATCCTGATTATGTACTTGTTACAAGTATGATATCAAATAATGAAGCGGCTGTTAAAACAATGAATAAGCAATTTGAAGAAAACCCTGCTTGGAAAGGTGTCAAAGCTGTTCAAGAAGGCAGAGTTGCATATCTTCCTCAAGAATATTTCCTTTATAACGCAGGCCCATATTATTGTGAAGCTATTGAATATGTAGCAAGAAGTGTATATCCAGACATATATGGAAAGGTTGACAAATGGTATGGAAAATAA
- the bchH gene encoding magnesium chelatase subunit H — MKIVFITVSSPAIKSLIESNKLISEKYPNALELSLFYATSEFSEKKLNKMIDCIINADLVFVDLMGSPSLIVKAVYKGLESCKGNVISYGNSAREFLRLGKFSASEMKSDSMKEPSMESIKKMQSMAEKMGKIMPGKMRDMRNYSLIIKYFKIANRHNIYNMLLLILNEYGDYDNLENPQMPYEADSISVCDPNHMKFYSSVSSYANEFGFNELLPNIAIIFSANTYPNDTSKCVYKIQTRLSEFANVIPIAVSGSFCENEDKFKEFLLNSTAKPIDLIINVMPFRLGAGPMGGDFNAGINLLKEVNAPYLHPFFLTRKTQQDWLESVQGCGPSEVLISVMLPELDGAIQTFPIASKSENECNEAYDVATDELAIIEERVEKLASCVKKQINLRTKPNSEKRVAIICYNYPPGEGNLFGGAFLDTFASIESILKNLNQEGYSVNTLSKDELMNIFTAGKAVNSGKYDCNWDDMIEYPVKKYSAESKVTAEWGKAPGNVMANENNFLIPGTIQKNVFVGLQPSRGIHENVEKAYHDKTLPPHHQYIAFYQWLKNEFKADAIIHVGTHGTLEFLMGKECGMSGNCYPDKLIADIPHTYLYYCGNPSEAVIAKRRSHANIVSYQPPVFVESELYDDYLSLSTEIDHYRQALILSPQSANEILANIYKKAKQINLPEELEVLENELYRMSTSLIPKGLHVFGNGYSQEEGKAYARGLIRYNRNGYRALCDLIAQSEKLDINNLESSKNCNALAKELFNYYMNNDKLPEVSYIDKKNKEDFLNTLNYAKKISIDACQNNEIQGMLKTLCGEYNPAKLAGDIYRAPEVLPCGGNVYQFDPRLVPSITAFERGKRVCDNTLEAYFKEEKSYPQSTAVILWGLETSRTQGETFAQILSYLGVKISNKSNVWEMKFDIIPINELNRPRIDVTINICGFFRDMFPNLIEGLDDLFVKLYELDETDEENYFKAHSKKIYKKLLEEGYEEQDAKELAISRIFGPKEGEYGTGITGIIETKNWETESQIGESFIASLKHVYNRRMHGRSVHGLYERNLKCVDIVSQLRSNHEYEITDLDHYYEFFGGLSKSVELAKGTKAKMFITDTTEEKIHTETVDKSIARGIRTRVLNPKWIDGMLSHSYHGAQKIAERFENVLGLSATTNSVDEWIYDDLHKSYVEDEELRNRMIENNPHAYMNILEQMMEYNSRGYWNATQEQLDKIKQVYLEIEDKIEETV; from the coding sequence TTGAAAATTGTATTTATAACCGTGTCTTCTCCGGCAATAAAATCTTTAATTGAGTCCAATAAGCTAATATCTGAAAAATATCCAAATGCATTGGAACTTTCTTTGTTTTATGCAACATCTGAATTTAGTGAAAAAAAGCTTAATAAAATGATTGATTGTATTATAAATGCTGATTTAGTGTTTGTTGACCTTATGGGAAGTCCATCCTTAATTGTAAAAGCTGTATATAAGGGGCTTGAAAGCTGCAAAGGAAATGTTATTTCATATGGAAATTCAGCAAGAGAATTCTTGCGTTTGGGTAAATTCTCTGCAAGTGAAATGAAATCAGACAGCATGAAAGAACCAAGTATGGAATCAATAAAAAAGATGCAGAGCATGGCTGAAAAAATGGGCAAAATCATGCCTGGAAAAATGCGTGATATGCGAAACTACTCACTAATAATAAAGTACTTCAAGATAGCAAATAGACATAATATTTATAATATGTTATTGCTCATTCTTAATGAGTATGGAGATTATGACAATCTTGAAAACCCACAAATGCCTTATGAAGCAGATAGCATTTCTGTGTGTGATCCTAATCACATGAAATTTTATTCTAGTGTTAGTTCATATGCAAATGAATTTGGGTTTAATGAGTTACTTCCAAATATAGCTATTATTTTTTCAGCTAATACATATCCAAATGATACCTCTAAATGCGTTTATAAAATACAAACAAGATTAAGTGAGTTTGCAAATGTAATACCTATTGCAGTATCAGGCAGTTTTTGTGAAAATGAAGATAAATTTAAAGAGTTTTTGCTAAACAGTACAGCTAAGCCTATTGATTTGATAATTAATGTTATGCCGTTTAGATTAGGTGCAGGACCTATGGGTGGAGATTTTAATGCAGGAATAAATTTATTAAAAGAAGTAAATGCTCCATATCTTCATCCATTTTTTCTTACAAGAAAGACACAACAAGATTGGCTTGAATCGGTTCAAGGCTGTGGCCCGTCCGAAGTGCTTATTTCAGTTATGCTTCCAGAGCTTGATGGAGCAATACAAACATTTCCTATTGCTTCAAAGAGCGAAAATGAGTGTAACGAAGCCTATGATGTTGCAACTGATGAGCTTGCAATAATTGAAGAACGTGTAGAAAAACTAGCTTCTTGTGTTAAAAAGCAGATTAATTTAAGAACAAAGCCAAATAGCGAAAAACGAGTTGCAATAATATGTTATAACTATCCTCCTGGGGAGGGTAACCTCTTTGGTGGAGCATTTTTAGATACATTTGCTTCGATTGAGTCAATACTTAAAAATCTAAACCAAGAAGGATATAGTGTAAATACGCTTAGCAAAGATGAATTAATGAATATTTTTACAGCAGGTAAAGCGGTTAATTCAGGAAAATATGATTGCAATTGGGATGATATGATTGAATATCCTGTAAAAAAATATTCAGCTGAAAGTAAAGTAACGGCGGAATGGGGAAAAGCACCTGGAAATGTTATGGCAAACGAAAATAACTTTTTAATTCCAGGAACTATTCAAAAAAATGTATTTGTTGGATTACAGCCTTCAAGAGGCATACATGAAAACGTTGAAAAAGCCTACCATGACAAAACATTACCTCCTCATCATCAATACATTGCTTTTTATCAATGGTTAAAAAATGAATTTAAAGCAGATGCAATTATTCATGTTGGAACACATGGTACACTTGAGTTTTTGATGGGAAAGGAATGCGGAATGAGTGGGAATTGCTACCCTGACAAATTGATAGCAGATATACCACATACATATTTATATTATTGTGGAAATCCATCAGAAGCAGTAATTGCTAAACGTCGTTCTCATGCAAACATAGTAAGCTATCAGCCACCGGTATTTGTTGAAAGTGAATTGTATGATGATTACCTTTCTTTATCAACTGAGATTGACCATTATAGACAAGCACTTATACTATCACCTCAAAGTGCAAATGAAATATTAGCAAATATTTATAAGAAAGCAAAACAAATAAATCTACCAGAGGAGTTAGAGGTGCTTGAAAATGAGCTTTATAGAATGAGCACCAGCTTAATTCCTAAAGGACTTCATGTGTTTGGTAATGGATATTCACAAGAAGAAGGTAAAGCTTATGCAAGAGGTTTAATTCGCTATAACAGAAATGGATATCGTGCATTATGTGACCTTATTGCCCAATCAGAAAAATTAGATATTAACAATTTGGAAAGCTCAAAAAATTGCAATGCACTTGCAAAAGAATTGTTTAATTATTATATGAATAATGACAAATTACCTGAGGTTTCATATATTGATAAGAAGAATAAAGAAGATTTTTTAAATACCTTAAATTATGCTAAAAAAATATCAATAGATGCTTGTCAAAACAATGAGATACAGGGTATGCTTAAAACTTTATGTGGTGAATATAATCCGGCAAAACTGGCAGGTGATATTTACAGAGCACCTGAGGTTTTGCCATGTGGTGGAAACGTATATCAATTTGACCCACGTCTTGTTCCATCCATTACAGCATTTGAGCGTGGTAAAAGAGTATGCGATAATACATTAGAAGCATATTTTAAAGAAGAAAAATCATATCCACAGTCTACTGCGGTAATTTTGTGGGGACTTGAAACTTCACGTACTCAAGGCGAAACATTTGCTCAAATTTTATCTTATTTGGGTGTTAAAATTAGTAATAAATCAAATGTTTGGGAAATGAAATTTGACATTATCCCAATAAATGAACTAAATCGTCCTCGTATAGATGTAACTATAAATATTTGTGGATTTTTCAGAGATATGTTTCCTAACTTAATTGAAGGTTTAGATGACTTGTTTGTAAAGTTATATGAACTTGATGAAACTGATGAAGAGAATTATTTTAAGGCTCACAGCAAAAAAATCTATAAAAAGCTGTTAGAAGAAGGTTATGAGGAGCAAGATGCAAAGGAGCTAGCAATCTCAAGAATATTTGGACCTAAAGAAGGCGAATATGGCACAGGAATAACAGGTATTATAGAAACTAAAAATTGGGAAACTGAATCTCAGATTGGAGAGTCATTTATTGCAAGCTTAAAGCATGTATATAATCGAAGAATGCATGGCAGAAGTGTACATGGTTTATATGAACGTAATCTGAAATGCGTGGATATTGTATCTCAGCTAAGAAGTAACCATGAGTATGAAATCACAGATTTAGACCATTATTATGAATTTTTCGGTGGACTTTCAAAGTCTGTTGAGTTAGCAAAAGGTACAAAAGCAAAAATGTTTATTACCGATACAACAGAAGAAAAAATTCATACCGAAACGGTTGATAAGTCAATTGCACGGGGAATACGAACAAGAGTGCTAAATCCAAAATGGATTGATGGAATGTTAAGTCATTCATATCATGGTGCGCAAAAAATTGCAGAGCGTTTTGAAAATGTACTGGGATTATCTGCAACTACAAATAGTGTTGATGAGTGGATTTATGATGATTTGCATAAAAGCTATGTTGAAGATGAAGAGCTTCGTAATCGCATGATTGAAAATAACCCTCATGCGTATATGAATATATTAGAGCAAATGATGGAGTATAATTCACGTGGTTACTGGAATGCAACACAAGAACAGCTTGATAAGATAAAGCAAGTTTATTTGGAAATTGAAGATAAAATAGAAGAAACAGTGTAA
- a CDS encoding ATP-binding protein — translation MNTENEKRIFPFCAIVGQEDMKKALLLNIINPKIGGVLIRGEKGTAKSTAVRALAEVLPLREQVENCKFSCDPNDERNWCSDCKINNDKTVIKLKMKVVNLPVSATEDRVVGTLDIEYALKHGEKKFEPGILAMANRNILYVDEINLLDDHVVDVLLDAAAMGVNSIEREGVSYSHPSNFILVGTMNPEEGDLRPQLIDRFGLVVDVYGESDKKSRVEVIKQRLAFEDSPTDFIQYYEKQQILLGEKIKSAKAKLKSVTYSDKCLELAADICIQMGVDGHRADITLIKTAVTHAAYQGRTCVTKEDMYVAAKLALPHRMRRKPFEEGTVDFETISSIIDEYEL, via the coding sequence TTGAATACAGAAAATGAAAAAAGAATATTTCCTTTTTGTGCTATTGTTGGACAGGAAGATATGAAAAAAGCTCTTTTGCTAAACATTATTAACCCTAAAATTGGTGGAGTTTTAATTAGAGGCGAAAAGGGAACAGCAAAATCAACTGCAGTAAGGGCGTTAGCTGAAGTCCTTCCACTAAGAGAACAAGTTGAAAATTGCAAATTTTCTTGTGATCCAAACGATGAAAGAAATTGGTGCAGTGATTGTAAAATAAACAATGATAAAACTGTAATCAAATTAAAAATGAAAGTTGTAAATTTACCTGTAAGTGCAACTGAAGACCGTGTTGTTGGAACACTTGATATTGAATATGCTTTAAAACATGGAGAAAAGAAATTTGAACCTGGCATACTTGCTATGGCTAACCGAAATATATTATATGTAGATGAAATTAATCTTTTGGATGACCATGTTGTAGATGTGCTTCTTGATGCAGCAGCAATGGGAGTAAATTCAATTGAAAGAGAAGGTGTTTCGTATTCTCACCCATCAAATTTTATTTTGGTAGGAACTATGAACCCAGAAGAAGGGGATTTGCGACCACAATTAATTGACAGATTTGGACTTGTTGTAGATGTGTATGGTGAAAGCGACAAAAAGAGTAGAGTTGAAGTGATAAAACAAAGACTTGCTTTTGAAGATTCTCCAACAGATTTTATTCAATATTATGAGAAACAACAAATTTTATTAGGCGAAAAAATTAAGTCTGCAAAAGCTAAATTAAAATCAGTTACATATTCGGATAAATGCCTTGAACTAGCAGCAGATATATGTATACAAATGGGAGTTGACGGTCATAGAGCCGATATCACTTTAATTAAGACAGCAGTAACACATGCCGCATATCAAGGACGTACTTGTGTAACAAAAGAAGATATGTATGTTGCTGCAAAACTTGCTTTACCGCACAGAATGAGAAGAAAACCATTTGAAGAGGGAACTGTTGATTTTGAGACAATCAGCAGCATTATTGATGAATATGAATTATAA
- a CDS encoding FecCD family ABC transporter permease has protein sequence MENKVAFKDKQYYKWVVIIMLAILCVIAFIVGNVKGTIPVTVKRIFEVIVNDDGSTERMIIWNIRLPRMILAALVGINLALSGAILQGVMNNPLADPSIIGISSGAGLFGIFILVVLPQLQGLVPIAAFVGAMLAATVIYLLSWKGGIQPTRVILAGVAVSALFGAGISATLVFFSDRVHGALTFMNGSLSSRSWPEVQTILPYTIIGLTFAVLLSQKLNILILGDDVARGLGLNVEATRLALTALAALLAASAVSVVGLLGFVGLIVPHSIRLLIGNNYKHMIPASALLGAALVMFSDTFARTILSPTEIPVGIVMAVLGVPFFLYLLRR, from the coding sequence ATGGAAAATAAGGTTGCTTTCAAAGATAAACAATACTACAAATGGGTTGTTATTATAATGTTAGCGATTTTATGTGTTATTGCATTTATAGTGGGTAATGTTAAAGGTACTATACCTGTTACAGTTAAACGAATTTTTGAAGTAATAGTTAATGATGATGGCTCAACTGAGCGAATGATTATTTGGAATATCAGATTGCCACGAATGATTTTGGCGGCATTGGTAGGCATTAATCTTGCTCTTTCAGGTGCAATATTGCAAGGGGTTATGAATAACCCTCTTGCTGACCCGAGTATTATTGGTATAAGCAGCGGAGCAGGTTTATTTGGTATATTTATTCTTGTTGTTCTTCCTCAGCTTCAGGGGTTAGTACCTATCGCTGCTTTTGTTGGAGCAATGTTGGCGGCTACTGTTATCTATCTGCTTTCTTGGAAAGGTGGTATTCAACCAACAAGAGTTATTCTTGCAGGTGTTGCAGTATCAGCTTTATTTGGTGCAGGAATTTCAGCTACTCTTGTATTTTTCAGTGACAGAGTACATGGAGCACTCACATTTATGAATGGTAGTCTATCTTCTAGAAGTTGGCCTGAGGTTCAAACAATTTTGCCTTACACTATTATAGGTTTAACTTTTGCTGTATTATTATCGCAAAAACTTAATATCTTAATTCTTGGTGATGACGTTGCAAGAGGATTAGGTTTAAATGTTGAGGCAACAAGACTTGCATTAACAGCATTGGCTGCATTATTAGCAGCCAGTGCTGTTAGCGTTGTTGGTTTACTTGGATTTGTTGGATTGATAGTTCCTCACAGTATTAGATTGCTTATAGGAAATAACTATAAACACATGATTCCAGCATCTGCGTTGCTTGGTGCAGCACTCGTAATGTTTAGTGATACATTTGCGAGGACGATTTTAAGTCCAACAGAAATTCCGGTCGGTATTGTAATGGCAGTTTTGGGTGTACCATTCTTTCTATACTTGTTAAGGAGATGA